CAAATATTACAAGCGTTCGTCCGGCATCACAAGTACATGAAAGAGATACatgaaagtgatgagggcacCTTCTACATCCACCATCGACGGGTACTTCTACATTCAGGATCAGAAACCTAGGACAAAAAGTTCAAATTGCGTAGTTAGATCAACAAGTATACACCGGCTGTACTTGAAACGAAAACGAGTCATTCGGCTCAGAAATGCCGCCATGGCTCTGAAATGGTATCCTGGTCACAGAAATGGTATCCTCGTAAGAATTTAGATGCAGGTGTGGAGTACTCAAATATAATCCAAGCCCCCgcaaaaagaaattaaagaaaTTATAGCCCAAACTTTAGTATCAACTGTATTAATACGATGGTAGTATACATGTATGATACGGGTTAATCAAATAAGAATACTCCACATTAATTTCAAGCATCATTTTGCACATAAACCAACGAATTCATTAATCAACATACATAGCCGTCGATCATTCCCAATCACAAATTCACAATTGAGAAAGAACACGAGACCTATTGTTTTACATGGTTCtttcaatcaatcaatcaatcaatcagcCTAATCTAACGACTAGTAAGTAAGCGATTCATGGACTGGAGGAAACTGATGCGGGCGATTAGTGCCTCGGCGCGCAACAGCACCATATCCTCCTCCGCCAACGCCAAGTAGTCTATGTCTGCATCATCAGGATCagccgtcggcgtcggcgtcttGATCACGAGCTCTCGCCGGCAGATGGGGCAGCTTCCCTGACCGCGCAGCCACTCCTCGATGCACGGCCCGTGGAACTTGTGGCCGCAAGCCGTCTCCTTCCACGCTCCCGGCGTCATGtcggcgtcttcttcgtcgtccaGAAGGCAGATCGGGTAGGCGCTGCCGTCGGGAGCCGCCGTGTCCttgagcgccgccgccgccagatcgtcgtcgtcgtcgtctttgGCGGGAGGCGGGAGGTTGAGGTCCGGGACgacgaagcggcggcggcggggctggcgCTCGCGCTGCAGCAGCTCCGTGGCGAAGAAGTCGTCGAGGGCGGCGTCGATGTCcatggcgtcttcttcttgggGCAGCAGCTCTTGTTCGTCGACTTCGTACAGGTAGTCGCCGTGGTCGAGGACGATGTCCATGGCGTCTCAAGCTAGAAGCCGGCGAGATCGGCCGGGATCGATGGATTGCTGGGCGCTGGCTGGTGACCGAATTACGCACGGATGAGGAGAAATTTTAGGGTAACTGGGCCTTAATTGGGCGGATGAGCAATCCTCAAGgtgtcggcgccggcggcgcttCTTTATATTTACTGACGCGTGCATGACTCGGATTGTGGCCTGTAGTAGCGCCGACTTCGGTCCGTGTGGACCGAGCTGGCTTGGATCCTGCTGGGCCGTATTAGAGATCGGCTATTGGACTTATGCGTTTGTCTACAGATCAACGGCCTGCAAAGAACAAACAGAAATAACCTGCTGGACGAACCTAGCTAGGCCGTTGAtacccctcaaaaaaaaaaaaactaggccGTTGATCCATCGGTTGTCTAGGGACTGCAACTGTTGCCAAAGAACGAAGGAAATAGAAACGCTCTGAGGCGCCAATTTCTCGTTTTCCTTTTGCCTGAGCCTTCAACGCgttaaggaaaaaaattcgGAGACCGCCTTAGGACAACTCCAGCGGGATGACCCAAATTTGTGGCCAAAAGCGTCCGTTTGGGTCAGACCCGTACAGGTTTGGACTTGTTGTCCGCCCCATCGTTAGGGTCTGCCAGTGTTCCTAACGCAGCCACCTATTTGGTCCGTTTTGTTGGTCATGGACATGCGGGACAGGGGAGGACAATGGAGCAAAGGGAGAGGACAAGCGTAGTGCAGAGATGTTGTCCGTCCAGATGCAAACCCAGACCAAATTTGGGTCGAAAATGGGTCGTGGCTGGCAGAATAGCAGACGGTGGCTAAAATGGATCGCTGCATTGCGACGTTTTTTTGTCAGTTTGGACACAAACGGATCAGTCCGTGCTAAATGGGTCTCCCTGCGGGAGATGCGCCCTTACCACCACCACACGCTCGGAAAGATTATCCTTGAGCTCGAATACTTTCAAGCCGCGAGATAAGAATTCCATCTAGTTCTCTGAGCGACACCACATTTCACCGTGTTGCAACATACGACAAAAACTAGGCCACATTGTATTTTAGAGTGAATTCCACCGTTTAAAATTGTTGACACCAATTACCCCATTTAGCGGTAGCTAGTTCTCTAATCTAACCTCATTTAGCAAATGTTGCAGTACAAGATTCTACTCCATTTAAAGTTTTTCATCATATTACTCCTAGCTAGTTCCACTGACGGGTCCCATCATTCAGACCGACGTCGTCGACACCCATTTAAGATTTTGACCATGTCGACGCCGGACTTGCACGAGAAGCCCCACAACGGGCATCCATGAAGATGGTCAACACATATGGCCTCGTGTCGTGTGGCACCACCAGGTGCAGCCACAACGTCTCCTTCATGATCGATGGGCCTCATGTAAGTCAGGTTCAGGATATCCTGCATCCTGCTGCATCCGTCACCAGCTCTGACATGCATGGCCCACTCCAATGCGACAGTGCGTTGGCGTTTGTACGTGCCACTGGCGATGAGGTCCATGGTCAGAGAGCCAGATGTCACGCTCAAGCGGCGTATGCACCTCGTCCCGGCAGACGTGCTCGTACATGTTGAGTCGAGCCACGTCAGCCTGAATagcgggtcccaccggtcaaaCTTTAGGGAGAATTGGATGAACATCTTAAATGAAGTAAGATTATAGAATTCTTGCTAAAAATTGTATAATTGCCGTCAACAGCTTCATCAAAGTAATAATGGGTAAAAAGTGAAATTcactatatattttttgaacgGATCAGGTAGTGCTACACAGGAAATTCTAGCCAGACATTAATTTTCTTGTGAATAGGAAGAATTTGTAGGTCCAGGTGTGGAGCACGCGAATCCctgcaaagagaaaaaaaaaagtagtccGAACTTTTCTAGCAATCGTATTAATTAATTTCGAGCATCATTTGCAAAACCAGGTGGAATTGTCTATACAAAATTCTCTGTCTAAGCACTGATGATTAACATAGCCATCAAGGCCAATACAAGGATATATTGAACAACACAACCGATTGTTATACATCGTCTTTCAACCAACCAATCAATTGCCATGCAGGTCGTCTCAATCCTAGAACGTACGCCCTAACAATTAACCAAGGTTCTGATCCAAGAACTCGACGAAACTCAACCCGGCGACGAGTTCTTCCCCGTACAGCCCCAAGAGATCATTCCACACCAAATCCAGGTCTTCAGGAGCAACCGTCGCCGgcggcttcgtcgtcgtcttcaggAGCTGGCGCCGGCACAAGGGGCAGCTCCCCTTGTCGCTCAGCCACTTGTCGATGCACGGTCCGTGGAACCTGTGCCCGCACGACGTCTCCTTCCACTCTCCCTCCGCCATTGCCgtgtcctcgtcgtcgtcgtcgtcgtcgagcagGCAGATCGGGCAGGCGCTGCCGTCGGATGCCGTCTCCTTCAGCTGCGCCGACGCCAgatcgtcgtcttcgtcgtctccgtctccggcgacggcggggttTGGGTCCAGAAACTGATGCAGTTCCAGGAGGCTTGGATAGCGGCGGAGCTCGTGCCCCAGCGCGGTGGCGAAGTCCATGGCGTCGAATTGGATgtgggcgccgccgtcgtgctCTTGCTGCCCTTGGAGCTCTTCAagatcttcctcctctgcttcttggagctcttcctctgcttcttggagctcttcttcttcctcggttTCTTCCAGCAGGCGCAGGTAGTCTTGGTCGTTGAGGACGGCGAGCGACgccatggatcgatcgatcagacGCAAGCAAAGAACAATCGCGCGCCGGCGAGAGCGAGGGAGAGAGTTTGATGGATTTCTTGGGCGCCGGTGAATTACGCGCGTATatatggaggaggagaagagggttAATCTGGCGTGGATGTGCAGATGCTGTCTGTTTATTTATCCTGGACTGGGGGAATCCATCGGCCGAGACGAAGTCGGATTGGCGGGAAGGAACGCGTGCCTTCCAGCGCCGACTTCGGTTCGGGTTGGGCCGGATTGGAGATCGCCTATTGGGCCGCCCTGGAAACCGGCTATTGAGCTGGGCCGTCTTACCATTCCGATGAAACTGAGGCATACGCCGGCACGCGGCGCTTGTCTACTGGAACAAACGCCAATCTGCGCTAGGTTTGGGTGGAACATATGCCGTTGTTGATACAACTGAGTCGTCGCTTTATACAACTACAAGTTCCAACAGAGTCATCTCCAATCATATTCATCTTCAGTTTGTCCGCGTATCTACCAACTACTGCCATGATGTTAAGTGGGACATTAACTAGAAAAAACGCCTCCAGCTTGTCCAAGCAGCACAACTAAACATATTGTTTGGTTTAACAACAAACACTGAGGTACACACGTGTACATCTGTGATCTTCTGTAATCTGTACATATGTATCGTTACATGTATCACATACTCACAATCAAGTTACAAATAACCCGGCAATTTGACATACATGTCCCAGTGAGTCAACTTTGCCAAAACCCTCTGGTAAACCTGCTGTCTTCCTCTTACTTGGCCTTTCTATTACAACCACTAATGAATAACAACTTATCTACAGTAGCAAGAGTGTAAGAAATACAAGTGGTGTGGCTGCAATGTTTCAGTGTGCTATACATCCCGCCGTCTATCGAAATGAAGTAGTAAGGCCTCGGTCCAGGCTCATAGGTTGGAGAAGGAGCTGGGCACCTTTGGCGCTCCTTCAAAGGCCCATGACGATATGAGGTGATGAGCAATGGCGTAGGGGCCCGGGACAAACATAGGAGCAGCTTCCTGGCTTTCCACACcaaggccggaggaggtgtTCTGCCCTCTCTCGGCGCCCTTGCATATTTGATTGACCTTGAGCGCATTTGATCTCTGAGCTTTCTCATATTCTGCAAATGTTAGCGCTTTCTTGACATCCTCGCGGCTGTGCCATTGGGCATCTACATGTATGAACAAGAAAGAATGACATTTCAGATGAAAGCCAAAGCTGCCCAGAAAATAGTGATTACTAGGTTGATTTCTAAGATATGTTTTCCACAATACAGATCATTGACCAAACAATTGGACTAAGTTTTGTTTTGTGATATTCCATTTATATTTATGCTTGCATGATATTGCATATAAAGAAAATAACAGAAGATCAAATGTGACATAGGAGACGGGTCAGGCCACTCAGTTGCTGCAGGAAAGAGGAAGAAACAGTATATCACTTCTGACAAGTTAAAAATTACCTTCAAGCTCTTGTTTATCCACACATATATCCAATGATTTAGCATAAGCAAAGAAACCCACCATCAGTTGGCATGGCATAGTGTTTGGTCCAACTGAAAAAGATATGCAACATGAACACTGTCAGACATACTGCAGGAAAACATGTGACCGAAAACACAGTACTTTGCAGCTGATAACTAAGTTTTTGTTCAACTGTACAAATACTTCAGCATTTTTTATGTGATAACTAGAAACATGAATACACAATTCTAATTTTCCAGTACCATACTTCCGCACTGTTTTtcatttaaaaacaaaataacagtgaaaatattttgttacCAGGCCATGGTTGAGAACCGTGGTAAATGACTTCCCCAACTTCGATCCCAGTTTCTTCCAATGTTTCCCTTCTCACCGCCTCTTCCAAGCTTTCCCCTGGCTACAAACCGAACAGTTGCAGTATACTTAGCTTTCTTCCAGTGTACAATAAAAAGATGATGAACCTTTATGTACACTAGAACTGAAAGTTGCATAATCTTAGGGCAAAATTTAACTACTGAAGTGAAGTTAACTTTAAATATTCACAATGTATTTATTCTACTTAAAAAAGATGGAAAACTTAAGGGTTACAGCAATAATTCCTTTATAACCTTACTGTGTAATAACAACTGAAAACCTTAATGTATTCAAAGCCAGCTTATTCAGCCCAGCCTCAGAGTTCAGATGATCAACTGAAACCATTACTATGTAATAGCAAAATACTAGATATCTAAGACATTCTTCATTATCCAATAATAGCAAAATACTGGATGCCAAACAGTTCAAACCTGAATTTTCAGGTTATCCTGCTCGGCATGTTACAGAGTGCCAACTGCCAAGTCACAAAAGCACATGGCAGTGTGTTGAGTGGGGCATATTTTTCACTACACTTGAGATTTAAATTTGTGTATTTTCAAAGTAACTCAAATTCAAGTTCTTCTGCTTAGTGACCTGATTCAACCACTCTGTTAGAAGCATGGCTAACGTGACAATGATAGCTTGTTACAAGATCTAAGCAGGATGCAGGGTTATGCTGCATAAGAAAGCTCTTCATTAACTGAACTTTTTATGCACTATGCAATTAAAATCCAGGTGTGACAAACAGATTTAGTCTTGCTATTGGTACACTAAGTTATTATTAGCCCCCTTGTCAGCCTACTCAAAACCAGCTTAAGAAATTTATGAGAACAAATGATGCAAGTAAGCACATAACTGGTCAATACGAACATATAATAGGAGATTTTGCAATTTGCACCTCTATAAAACCAGCAAGACAACTCCACATTCGGGGTACGAATCTTGACTGGCGGCTCAAGAGAGCGCGATCATTTTCTTTGTCAATGACCAACATAATGACAACCTGGAAGGAATACACCAAAAGGTTTAAGGTGACAGTGAACACAAGTCACCAGATGCCACTGGCAGGTGCAATTTGTGCAAACACTTGGAGAGGTCAGGAATAGAGCATAAAGCATACGGGATCGACTCGAGGGTATATCCTCTTCTTGCAGGACTCGTTGCTGCACTGCTTTCGCCTTCCAGCTTCAGTAGGAACAGCCTTTGCTCCACACGCTCCACAAAACTTTGCTGTATTGTGCCACTCCAGCAGTGCCCGAGCCTGCCCGCAGTAGCATTcaaatcaataaaaaaaaactgcagtcCCCAATCACAAAAATGAATATAAATTAATGGGGGATTTTACTTGTTAACAAGAACAATGAAAACGGCACATACGTggccggcgatggcgagcTCCCCCATGGTGTCCTTGTCCCTCCAGTCCGCGGCCACCATGAGCGTCCTCAAGTCCACGAACGCGGATCCATCCCCCGCGCCGACGTCCCCCTCGCTGACGTCGACGGCCCAGTACGCGGCGGCCTCCTTGCCGTCCGCCTCGCCGTGCGCGCCGAGGAACACGAAGGCCTCGGAGGGGACGCCGGGGAGCACGCGCGAGGGCGGGAGCCACGCGAGGCGCcaggccggcagcggcggaggcggaggcgcggatGAGGAGGccggggaaggggaagggtcCGGGGAGCGGGCGAGGGGCCGGCCCCGGCGGAACGGGAGGACCTTGGagaggtggtggtgggcgTCTGTGCTGTCGAGGAGGGAGCGGAGGGCGTCGGCGGCTGAGGGGCAGGgggaggcgccggcgaggccgcgCAGCGGGTTGGCCGCGAAGGCGTGGGCGCGGAGGTGGATGGACATGGCGAGGAaccaccggcgccggagcggGGGTTTGATGGTGGCGCTCTGGCTCACTGGCTGGGTTGTTTGTGTCGCCGGCGAAGGTTTGGTGGGTTGGTTGGGAAAGAAGAGACCTGTGTGTCAATGCCATGTGGGGCCAGCTCTCGGCACTGACCAGTGAACACTGAGGGCGCACGCCAAGAACCGTCTCACGCTGACTTGTGGCCCCGCccttcaacttttttttgaattactttaaaaggaacaaaaaaaatctgaaaacaataaaaacttatgaaaaaagagtaaattatACTCCAttcgattctaaattgttgtcgaaatattacatctatCTAGACGACTTTTAAGAGTaggtacattcatatttggacaaatttgagacaagaatttaggatcggaagaAGTAAAAACAACCACATTTCTGGCTAGTGTTTCAAATAGGTATCGGTCTATATATTTTTACTAAAACCCACCGCTTTCGAGGACGACTGTTACTTTTGACGTTTGATTTCAGAAAACGCGATATTCAGCAGTAGATGTTTCAACTTCTTGAAGATGAGGAAAGGAAAACTATCAAGGAAATTTCATCGTCATCATGCAATTCAAATAACTTcgtgaggaaaaaaaaactcttgcATGGCTGAACAATCATGTGTTGTATGTTCCATAGCAGAATATGTGCATGTTTAAGATCTTTAATGCTTGCTAGGAACCTCCTAATCAAACAGTGGCATGAATGAAACAGTGCCTGACTGACAAGGCCAAATTACATCTTGGCTACAAGATGCACATAGCAGATCATAGTCCATCAGTCTACAGGACGCACATCCAGGTTTCCAAACCAGCATGATGGCATCATGGTGTTACAGTGAGAAAGAAGTAAAAACAGATATGCATCAACTGCTACACAATAGCACAATTCAAGATTAAGCAAAATAGCTATATAAAGGATGTTTAAGATTAATAATGCAAGTACACCGAGCAGTACAATTTCAGCAATGTCTCGACCAGCCTAAAAGAGGTGGGAAGAAACCAAAGGTACGTTACAAAGCGGAAGCTAAGGGCAATTCTCCTGCCCTGGCAACCATGCAACAGTAGTAACACACTTAGCAATACAGCATATATACTAGTACTATGTAAATTTATTCTTTCTGGATCGCAGCTTGTGAGCGTGACAATAGATTGTCTCATCCTTAGCCGGCTCATCGCACCTCTCGGTCTCGGTTGGTCCTTACTTCCCAGCGCCTGCATATTTGGCAAAGCAGAACGATTCCGTTTTAGGGCGGCACAAAGCACCGGCAGAGATTAGAAGGAACATTTGCAAATTGCAGGACCAAACAGATGTATTAAGGATTAATATATTAGATAGCTATGAGTAATTTTCATTATAATTATCTTTTGTAAGTTTTCTAGCTCGATCAAAATGCATCAAGATGCACAAAAAATACTAGCATAACTTGCAAACTGAAGAAGATAGATGTACCTGCTTCCCTAGGTGCATCGCACCTATAGCACTCAATCCTACTTGCAAAATTGTGCACATTACAACCAGGCCTGAAGAGAAAACACATAAACATTTTCGTGTCAAAACATGATTCAATCTACTCCACATGATTAGATTTTTTAAAATGCTGTTACTTGGTTGAGATCCATCTCAAATagtgtatgcatgcatgtgactgTCTCTGTCTGTTGTCATGCATAGCATAAATAATAAACAAGGGCTGTAAGACTGACATCTATGTTCGAAGCGGATAGAATGCTAGCTCACCTTGTGCATATCCAATCGCCTGCTTTCCACCCAGCACGAACTCCAACACTCtcaacagcagcagcgccaaCTTGGCCTGCTGGGAAGTCCCTCACGATGGTGCCGCACTTGAGGCAGCTGGAGCGGCTGGCGAAGTTGTGATAGCCGCAGTTGCAGTACCAGTCACCAGGGCGAACGTCCAGGGAGGTCAGCACGCCACCTATGCTGCGGCCGTCTCCGAGCTGCAGATCCAAGCGTGTGGTATGGCAGCGCTGGCAGAAGTCACGGCGGCTGAAGTTGAGGTGCTGGCAGGAGTTGCAGTTCCAGTCTCCAGGCTTCCTCTGGGTGTTCATTCGCAGTTAGccctgcatgcatggatgtgtCAAGAAGTTCTCACATGAAGAGAGGAAAATAACAACTAAACAAATCTAATACTGCAAGTACTCTAAACTCCGAGCTACTCATCAGCTCACTGCTCCATATCTGTGTAGTATGAGCATAGAGATACTACAGAGAAGTTGTGTTGCAGTAATTATATATGTGGGGTTCCTGGGCCAATGAGATTATGAATTATTATCTAGGTAGCAAGGAGCTAGAAGACAAAGAATGAGAATACACGTACCTAAGATGATTAACTATGTATATCTCATGTAAACACAAACTAAAAAGAACGAATGTTGTGACTCTGGAAAGAAATCAATAAAGCAAAGGTTCCGTTAACTAAATTAGGCTAACTTGGCGCTTTATATCTATTATATTTGCAGATGTAGATACATAAGGTAACATTTTTAGATAGAGTGACaataggaagaaaaagaagaaacaaaaggatTAAACATGGTCAttagccaaaaagataagataCAACTAGTTAATTCCATCCATCAAAGTATTAATGAAGCTATTTAGCCAGGAATCAAAATCTTGTGCACATCACAAGCATCAAACATACCGTTGtaaataatatttttatgAGCAGATATTAGTAGATTAACAGCCAGAATAGGACTACATGACCTTTTTCAAGAAGATTACACAATGAACTAAATGGTCCCAGTCTGATAAATGGGCCACAAGAACAAGAGAGGAACTTGGTCTTAAAAAAATCGTCCAAAAATAGCAACAGAGGAACAGGAAGGGACACATACCCTGTGAAAGCTTTTGGTTTAGTACTAGGGTTATCAGTTGCTGTCTTGTCCTTGTTgtgtgcttgcttgcttgctgtgTTCTTTCTTCTTGTGGAGGGTTGTCTTTTTATAGTGGAGGCACCTCAATAATTGTAAATCGAGGGTGGCTGTGGAAGCACGGAGATTCTCTGATCTTAGCCTTTCTAACTGAGCTATCCAAATTAAACAACGGGGTGAATGGAGAAAAAAGGACAtgggaaaaaaagaacaaaatgcAACAGGAAAGTGAATAAGTGATGCTGAAGATAGGAGGATTTCTGTGTTATGTCTAGAGTCCACAATGTAGAATATTACTCTGAATGTGTGTATTAACTGGTTCGTACAAAAGTAAATGTAATAACTTCTATAAGTAACTAAACGAAAAATCAAACAGTTGCTTCAGTAAGATAATCTGGGTAGTGGGTGCAATATCTATGAACATTTATACACTGCACAGAACGAAGACCGAGCAGGCAACTGTTTCGTGTAATACGATGCACCCAAATAAACTTTTCATTGGAATGGATAACTCACTACTTTCATAACTATGATAAAAATCTCAAGTTAGGAATACAGCATAGCCCAGTTGTAAATGTGCAAGCAGCCAGGAAGGCAACAATAGGTGCATGGATGACAAGTCAGAATGGTGTCTGCAGGGCATGCAAGTATATGCTAAATCAGTCTTTCATGTAAATATATAAGTTGCTTCAAGATTTAATTAGTTTTTAAAGAACTGAGTTGATTAGTTAAAACTTAAAAATTGCTTGAGGCTGAAGTTCACTTCATGGATATTGCTGGACTTTAAGAGTGAAAATTTGCCACAATGACATAACCTGATCAAGGAGAATTGTTTCCTGCTATATATTCTTGGCCaccttttctcttcttctttttttcctgagAAACCGTttagggattttttttattatttaagTTGTTCACAGTCAATAGCTAATTAGCTATGATAATCTTCATAAGACATAGATGCGAGGAACTAAGGATCGAAGAATCTATGCTTTAGACTTTGATTCACCCCACAAAGATGTGCCTGGGTCAGGCTTGATGCCTGGGGACGTGCAGATCTAGCAATAGGGCACACTTCGTGTGGCTAATAGAAATCCTAGTGCTCCCAGTTAGACAAAAGTGACACATCGCTTGAGGAATTCTAAGGATAGGAAAGGAAGGTGGATCAAGAATAGAGACCATCTATTAACAGGGAAATGAGAAATTCATCAGCGAATCTAAGTACATTCAATTGTACAGAAAATTTACATATAGTTCTGAATCATTAAAAGTTCCACAAGAAATTCTCATCTTAATTGAGTTCTTTAAATTAGCCTTTCTCTTATGTATTCCCCATTATGCAACTCAATGAAAAGCTTGCAGGTGTTGAATTTACGAAATCACAATGTTACTTGCCTGTAATTAGTAAATGTGTTGAGTCTTTTGGAAAGAAGAATCAGTAAATGTGCTTCTAGTTCACAATATATACTTCCTATATGCTCAGCCCTGATTAAGCATGCAGCTGTGTATAATATATTGCTCCCTCCATCCTCAGTGGATGTGCAGAATTTAACTTGGACCATCAATTACACCAATAAAATATGGGTTATGTGTCATAAAAAACAGTACCATGGAAACTTACAGATTCAATGGTATAACTATGGCACACAAACTACATATTATTGGTCTAATTAGTGGTCAAAGTTGAACCTTGAAATGCGTGCATGCCCACTAAAAGTGGATGGACGGAGtaccttgcaaaaaaaaacattatatATTCTTCCTTTGCCATCCCCTGTTCTGTAGTGCACAATGGTTGGCAAAAATTATCACTCAAGGGGCCaaaatagatatatgtaaCAATTAAGAAAATGGCTTGCAAGATTCATGGCAACAAAATCAACAGTTCAATGAAGCTATTACTAGCACCTCTTAGAAGGCTTCTCATGTCAAGGGCAAACAGCCAACAAATAAGTAAAATTACTACTCTTTAGTTAATATATTTCCCTTTACTAATTTTATTGAGGGTTTGCGAGTCTTGTCCATTCCAGATGCCGAGCAACCTCCCGAAGATAGTAATACTAAAGTTGGCTAAATGCTCGCACTATATGCCAAGGGCAGATTGTATTATTGGGGTTAAATATATATAGCCTCTTGAGAATCGATTCTCCACATACGTGCATGATCTATAGACATTCACAAAACCTATTCTGATCTACATATATTCTCCCAAATCACACCTTTCCGCAATAATTCAAGAGGTTCCATGTTCACTTGTAGTCAGCTATCCGTACTGTTTCTTTGCAGGAAAACCACCTGTTTGGGACTTATTTCTGTTCATCTCCCTCTGTTGTCACCCGGAACTGAAACATAACTAGCACAAAACATTTAGCCTTGTTGCTCAGAGACCAAGTAAGGGTAATATCTGATAATATAAGATAGAAGCTTGATTACCAAGATAAAATTACGATTTCGTCTTCCAAGAAAAGATGTATGGTTCGCACAGTCGCACATTGTATTCATTGATTCcctaaaaatggataggtCTAGTTGAATAGCTTACAGGTTCATATGGATCTTTTTGCAATCTTCAACAAACACAGTTTGATGCAATCCAAAATATTAGTGACAATTACTATTCCGTGGGACATACTATAGACGCCAATCTGTTGTCCTGGAGACAACATTGCTTGAACTTGCAGATAGACTTCTgtgaaaaatatcaacatatcTTTTCCTTGATCCCACCAATCAAGTGTAGACACATAAACAGGGTGTTCCCTTTGTAACAAAGTGGGCATTCACTTAACATTTATCATACAACTTTTGGTTTCATGACTTGGATGCTTTAACGCCTATAAACGGTAGAGAAAGAGCAAGGTTGGGTTGATGCTTCTCACGCTGCCGACTCGCATAGGAATCAATTCCACACGGAAGTGCAAAGGGAAAGGCGTTACCAATTGTAAATACTGTTTCCACTAAATCATGTTGGTTCACGATCCATGGGATGTAGATCGGCAAAGCAAATCAAAGACCAAGTGGTGAAGATCAAATCAAATAAATCTTTCCTACGAAATGAGTACTGATCTGGTGAAGGTGAAGCTTGCTCCGTATTGCAGCTAAACGTTACTCTGCTTTCTCAAAAGAGCAAAGTATTCCAAGGTTATAAATTCCAATCCAATAATGATTTGCAAAGATTGTTCTCCGTGTCCCCGAAGAATACTATTCCCTGCTCCCTCAGAGGGAGCTCCTGCGCACGCCACGCGCTTTGGACTATTCAGATTTCCATTTCGAGCAG
This is a stretch of genomic DNA from Brachypodium distachyon strain Bd21 chromosome 1, Brachypodium_distachyon_v3.0, whole genome shotgun sequence. It encodes these proteins:
- the LOC100824932 gene encoding uncharacterized RNA-binding protein C17H9.04c, with product MNTQRKPGDWNCNSCQHLNFSRRDFCQRCHTTRLDLQLGDGRSIGGVLTSLDVRPGDWYCNCGYHNFASRSSCLKCGTIVRDFPAGQVGAAAVESVGVRAGWKAGDWICTRPGCNVHNFASRIECYRCDAPREAGAGK
- the LOC100824625 gene encoding nudix hydrolase 19, chloroplastic; this encodes MSIHLRAHAFAANPLRGLAGASPCPSAADALRSLLDSTDAHHHLSKVLPFRRGRPLARSPDPSPSPASSSAPPPPPLPAWRLAWLPPSRVLPGVPSEAFVFLGAHGEADGKEAAAYWAVDVSEGDVGAGDGSAFVDLRTLMVAADWRDKDTMGELAIAGHARALLEWHNTAKFCGACGAKAVPTEAGRRKQCSNESCKKRIYPRVDPVVIMLVIDKENDRALLSRQSRFVPRMWSCLAGFIEPGESLEEAVRRETLEETGIEVGEVIYHGSQPWPVGPNTMPCQLMVGFFAYAKSLDICVDKQELEDAQWHSREDVKKALTFAEYEKAQRSNALKVNQICKGAERGQNTSSGLGVESQEAAPMFVPGPYAIAHHLISSWAFEGAPKVPSSFSNL